The genomic segment atggcaggcatcctcagaggttgtgaggtagctcACGACCTCTTCCAGCTCTCTTAGCTTCTATCATTCTGCAACTGAGACTCCTATCTTGCTTTCTAGGGTTTCGCTATTGGAATGATGAAGACTGTGACTCGAAGCGCCGCTTCCTCTGTAAGTACAAGCTTTAAGGCCGGCAGCCATTTCTCCTGTTTTAGAGGCTCTTCCGCTTCAGTCAGAGGAAGAATCCCAAGAAGAACCAATTAAACAGACAAATGAAAGGATCTTTCTTGAAATGATCCCAACTTGTATATTTCTGAATACTTAGGTTCATATAGATAACCCACAGATTTATATGCATTTCTTTAAGTCTTGATAAAAAAACTCCATATTTCTGTTGAGTTTCATTCTAGTTATGCTAATGATTATAATATTTACGATCTGGATTCCATAGTGTTTTAGCGGAATGTCATCCCTCTCCCAAGACCCTCGTTTTTCCAGTATACTTACTGCATTTTtgctatgtgtttttaaataagaaaatgtccattataaaaacaaacaatgtgTTAAAAAAGAATAACATGTAATAAAAGAGAATGTGAACAAACTGGATTTATTAAGTGTACAATTTTCCTTCATGATCAGACTTCAGTTAATTTTCTTCTTCAATGACATTTGCCTTTTTTGCCACACTTTTTTCACTTTCAATTGCAGGGCattttaaacaagcaaacaaacctaTGGAACCTGCCCAAGGAGGTttgtttcttcctctctttcaataTTTGTGAAATAAGTGAGGCACGTGTCATTACACAGCGCCATATGAAAGTAAGAAAAGTAGAATTCAACCCTCTTTACAATGTCAGCCTACCTTACAGTGATGGTTAGAACATGTCCCTATTTAGTGCAACACATTAGGAACAACCGTTTCAAAAAATAACTTCTCCCCATTAATGCAACTTGCAAATAGGGTCACCCGTAAATCAAGGtatcagtgtgtgtgtatgtgtagatagatagatagatagatagacacacaacaacaacaacaacaataataatctgggatctgcgtgcatcatccgaaaatacatcacacagtcctagacacttgggaagtgttcgacttgtgattttgtgaaacgaaatccagcatatctatcatgtcatacaataataatataataataataataataataataataataataagtattaagccgcttaagcggttgaggggaaaaaagaaagggcctgagcctgttaggaattgtgggagctgaaatccaaaacacctggagagccccaGGTTTGCCCAAGCCTAGTCTAGACAGATATATAAGGATGTTCAATGTAGTTCAGtctgcattacagtagagtctcacttatccaagcctcgcttatccaagcctctggataatccaagccatttttgtagtcaatgttttcaatatatcatgatattttggtgctaaattcattaatacagtaattactacttagcattactgcatattgaattactttttctgtcaaatttgttgtataacatgatgttttggtgcttttccttaaactctccttattatccaagatattcgcttatccaagcttctgctggcccgtttagctttgataagtgagactctactgtatattactctatactgaccatataatccagtttaaactgcattataaagcTGTGTTGACAGGGCCTCAAGTATACAACTCTGGGTTAATTTAGCAAGCAGACTTTTTTATGACTTATAATCattgttataataattattatagaccACTTTCCTGCCAAATTTGGGCCCCAAGGTGGCTCACAATGACAAAAAGatgtattcataatattatattgtaatatgatataatactaataatacaatataataatattaattatatattttacatgtaatattaatgtaatattacatgtaataatataatatattgatatagtgcaatatagtaatttattgccagtattgtactatgctaacaatataatattgtatgtaaatttaatttgaaagcccctctgagtccccttccaggtgagaagggcggcatataaatgtaacaaataaataaagaaataaataaatatttatttgtatcccacttcctTTCTTAAATGAGACCCCAAGCACCCCACAGCATTAAGAACAGTTCAAATTATAACTTAATacctactttttttaaaaaaaaaaactaaaacgtTCAAATGCAATCAAGTTGATTACAATATTCGAAGGTTTAAATGATTCGTGTTAAGATTGAACTGTGAGGAAATTTTCTTCCACCTCTTTTTTGGTTTTCAGTTAGGCTTTAGGCGGCCATTTTGAGGCATCTGTGAGGGCAGATAATTGGGAATTTCCTTCAGGGCAGCCATTTTAGATCATTCCTCAAGGCAGCCATTTTAGAACTCTCTTCAGGATGGCTGTTTTAGAACTCTCTTCATGGCAGCCATTTTAGATTGCCCCTCAAGGTGACCATTTTAGAAATCTCTTCAGGACAGCCATTTTAGATCCTCCCACAAGGCAGCCGTTTTAGAATTTTCTTCAGGGAGGCCATTTTAGAACTCTCTTCGGGGCGGCCATTTTAGGTCATCCCTTAGGGCAGCCATTTTAGAACTCTTCATGGCGGCCATTTTAGATCACCCATCAAGGCAGCCGTTTTAGAATTCTCTTCAGGGCAGCCATTTTAGAACTCTCTTCAAGGTGGCCGTTTTAGAACTCTCTTTGGGACGGCCATTCTAGGTCATTCCTCAGAGCAGACACTTTGGGgtggacattttaaaaagtgaaatacgtAGAATCCAACCAATAAcaatatgaaaatattatttattccTTTGAAGATCAATTGATGAGGAAACAGCATCTTTCTTCCTTGTTTCTTTAAAGGCCAGACTAGGGGCAGCCTTCGGGGCAGCCATTTTAGGGCATCCCTTTAAAATATTTCTCCACATAGGCCGAACGCAGCAGAGCCACCATGGTGAAAGACGTCCCTGGGGGTTCGGAAGAGCCAAGGGTTTCCATGCAAGCAGGGCCCTCAGAAAAGGAGTCCTCGGAAAAGGAGTCCCTGGAGATGGGGATCTCGGAGAAGGGGTCCTCAGAAAAGGAGCCCTCAGAGAAGGAGCTCTCAGAGAAGAGGCCCTCTGAGAAGAGGCACTCAGAGAAGAGGCCCTCGGAGAAGAGGCACTCAGAGAAGGGGCCCTCGGAGAAGTGGCCCTCAGAGAAGGAGTACTCGGAGAAGAGGCACTCGGAGAAGAGGCCCTCAGAGAAGGAGTACTCAGAGAAGGGGCCCTCGGAGAAGTGGTACTCGGAGAAGAGGCACTCGGAGAAGGGGCCCTCAGAGAAGGGGCCCTCGGAGAAGTGGTACTCGGAGAAGAGGCACTCGGAGAAGGGGCCATCAGAGAAGGGGCCCTCGGAGAAGGGGCCCTCACAGAAGGAGTACTCGGAGAAGGGGCCCTCAGAAAAGGACTCTGCAGCAGTCCAGGCCCCCTCAGAGGGGAAGCTCACAGCTCGCTCGGGGTCCCTAGGGAGCCGGGCCCCTTCCGGGAGCCCAGCGGTCCGTATCATGACAGAGGTGGAGCCCACGCCACGTTCAGGGTCCTTAGGGAGGCAGGACCCCTCTGAGGCCACACCCTTTCAGCAAGCAGGGCCCCCAGTTAGCCGTGCCACCCTACAGGTGAGGTCCATACCAGCGGTACCCCTGCTGACCTACGGCCTCTCGGAGTTGAGACCCATGCATCAATTGGTGGTCCCAGTGAGTCGTGGCCCCTCAATGTTGAGGGCCTTCCCACATGGGGCCCCTGGGAGGAATGACCCCTCAGAGTTCCCCATGCAACAGGGGTACCCTCTGAGCCGTGGTCCCTCAGAGATGAGGCCCTTGCAACAAAGTGGGTTCCCACTGAACCGTGGCCCCTCGGAGATGAGGCCCCTACTGAAAACCGGTCCCCTCGAACACGGCCCTACGCCATCGAAGCTGATCCCCTTCAAGCCAGTGAAGACGTCTTCTCGAGGGTTCTTCACTCTGAGTAAGTGCATGAAGAAGTATAACCAATTCATGGCAGTtgtccctcctccctccttttaTCCCACAGTAAATCAGAGTCCGAAAACAGTACTGTACTGTACGTATGGACCACATTCTCTCATAACTTTTCCCACAGTATATTATTAGAATTGCTCTGTTTTATTACAGGTTGACCATCCTTtgcccagaattccaaaattaaaAATACCGCAAAGGTGGGCACAACAGTGACGCCTTTAATTTCTGCTGGTGCAATGTCCACATTCCCATACCTTTTAACAGTATATTgttatcattgttttattttattacaggttgagtattcctcaTCCAGGATTCCTAAATTCAACATATTGCAGAATCCACTTAGTTGGTTTAgatggtgacacctttgctttctgcctCTGCAATGTACACAATGCACGTAACTATTTGTGGTTGTATACAATGACCTCCAGGTGTATAAAGTGTAAATGATTTCCATGTTTGGATTTGGGTCCTATCTCCAGTATAGCTCattatgcaaatacaggcatcCCAAAATCCCCCCCTCCCCATCCAACTTCGGGCCCTAAGCATCagggatattcaatctgtatTAGCTACTGTTATCGAATTAAcatgtggtctgtccagcagtcatcaacaCCTGACATagttcttgtgagaagcacagcAAGATGGTCTCTGGCATGTAgaattacatagtctaagaggtCCCAATGCCTTGACTGGGGTtgcttccagttgtttttctggcagaagagcatgttggtgatgacaagagGTTGTGTTCCACAATGACCATCAAGATTGTCACCAAATGGTGGCTCCCAGGAAGCAAGATAAGTCATAAAATGAAAACCCAAGCCCTTCAAGAACTCTCTAAACAAAGCTCTTCTCCAAAGAACACTGAAGAATCATCTATCCATAGAATACCCTGACAATGTTGAGaaacattggaataaactgaagacctcca from the Anolis carolinensis isolate JA03-04 chromosome 5, rAnoCar3.1.pri, whole genome shotgun sequence genome contains:
- the LOC134299713 gene encoding uncharacterized protein C2orf16-like isoform X1 is translated as MVKDVPGGSEEPRVSMQAGPSEKESSEKESLEMGISEKGSSEKEPSEKELSEKRPSEKRHSEKRPSEKRHSEKGPSEKWPSEKEYSEKRHSEKRPSEKEYSEKGPSEKWYSEKRHSEKGPSEKGPSEKWYSEKRHSEKGPSEKGPSEKGPSQKEYSEKGPSEKDSAAVQAPSEGKLTARSGSLGSRAPSGSPAVRIMTEVEPTPRSGSLGRQDPSEATPFQQAGPPVSRATLQVRSIPAVPLLTYGLSELRPMHQLVVPVSRGPSMLRAFPHGAPGRNDPSEFPMQQGYPLSRGPSEMRPLQQSGFPLNRGPSEMRPLLKTGPLEHGPTPSKLIPFKPVKTSSRGFFTLKNAIEIANESCNSTIGLLLVCIILMILVSIMNMQVHRLLENSGELKSMINLQVVILAELLMDLQFGKAYNCSICEVPWVQWGDNCYLFRHRAMSWSWSNGFCLDEKSSLVVVNGSEEMNFLRYESKKHFNRRKHSNFLKFWIGLKYDTDVNKWMWADGSPFNLKNDTELGQGGCAYVQNGNLGSQPCKKAAFIICKAKTLFG
- the LOC134299713 gene encoding uncharacterized protein C2orf16-like isoform X2 — protein: MVKDVPGGSEEPRVSMQAGPSEKESSEKESLEMGISEKGSSEKEPSEKELSEKRPSEKRHSEKRPSEKRHSEKGPSEKWPSEKEYSEKRHSEKRPSEKEYSEKGPSEKWYSEKRHSEKGPSEKGPSEKWYSEKRHSEKGPSEKGPSEKGPSQKEYSEKGPSEKDSAAVQAPSEGKLTARSGSLGSRAPSGSPAVRIMTEVEPTPRSGSLGRQDPSEATPFQQAGPPVSRATLQVRSIPAVPLLTYGLSELRPMHQLVVPVSRGPSMLRAFPHGAPGRNDPSEFPMQQGYPLSRGPSEMRPLQQSGFPLNRGPSEMRPLLKTGPLEHGPTPSKLIPFKPVKTSSRGFFTLKNAIEIANESCNSTIGLLLVCIILMILVSIMNMQVHRLLENSGELKSMINLQVVILAELLMDLQFGKAYNCSICEVPWVQWGDNCYLFRHRAMSWSWSNGFCLDEKSSLVVVNGSEEM